Proteins from a genomic interval of Eriocheir sinensis breed Jianghai 21 unplaced genomic scaffold, ASM2467909v1 Scaffold1794, whole genome shotgun sequence:
- the LOC126990593 gene encoding uncharacterized protein LOC126990593, with amino-acid sequence MAEIVKIVVKQIDQVNQFLLLDQALHVLDNVIESVTTANQQVISNMVDAAHGRVPPALFPLHDLRTTIHIEYQNYSLKPLYNPDMSQYFYPLIESSLTPDAIIIHVPFQTADVFEAHETVTFPFSAKDSVLTLDTTPSLVLLAKDFALYSTGSYSLLKYCKEMVFKRFYCSASLFAFLPVRGGVCEIALTRVNASDALSLCPYKQLPPTPVFHKNFHGLHYFYFPQSFYVSVICPEGTTYQQVIGHYAIAEACYIRSTNITTYPSRIRLVFTANISHRVFPLRSFDNIHFSSISCVTNSFNSLSFANETEFAETQEETLPEYLHLTYLYPGFFVPMVLMFVSLVVVCYLLRRNSVLHDYLIVQTRRQDARKSQAR; translated from the coding sequence ATGGCAGAAATTGTCAaaatagttgtcaagcagatagaCCAGGTAAATCAGTTTCTCcttctagatcaggccttgcatgtactggaCAACGTCATTGAATCTGTCACAACGgcgaatcagcaggttattagcaacatggtagatgcggcgcacggtagagtcccacctgccttgtttcctctacacgatttgagaacgactatccatatcgagtatcaaaattatagtctcaagccattgtacaacccagacatgagtcaatatttttaccctttgattgagtccagcctcacgcccgatgccataatTATTCATGTTCCGTTCCAGACGGCAGATGTGTTTGAGGCACATGAAACTGTTACATTCCCCTtctccgctaaggacagtgtgttaaccctggacacgaccccgtctcttgtcttactTGCAAAGGATTTCGCTCTTTATTCAACGGGAAGCTACTCACTCTTGAAATATTGCAAGGAGATGGTCTTCAAGCGATTCTATTGCTCGgcatctctttttgccttcctacctgttcggggaggagtgtgtgagatcgccctcaccagggtgaacgcgtctgacgctctttccctgtgcccttacaagcaactacccccaacacctgttttccataagaactttcatggtttacattatttctactttcctcagtccttctatgtatcagtaatctgcccggagggtaccacttatcaacaggtaattggtcactatgccatagcggaagcatgctatatccgctccactaacataacaacgtatcCTTCACGGATCCGTTTGGTTTTCactgccaatatttcccatcgagtgtttcctctgcggtctttcgataacattcacttctccagcatctcttgtGTGACTAATTCctttaattcattgtcttttgcaaacgaaacagagtttgcagaaacccaggaggaaacgctgcctgaatacttgcacctcacctacttgtaccctggattttttgtgccaatggttctgatgttcgtcagtctcgtcgtcgtgTGCTACCTTCTTAgaaggaactctgtcctgcacgattatttgattGTTCAGACGAGGCGACAGGATGCAAGGAAGTCACaggcaaggtag